A window of Chaetodon auriga isolate fChaAug3 chromosome 2, fChaAug3.hap1, whole genome shotgun sequence contains these coding sequences:
- the nop56 gene encoding nucleolar protein 56: MVLLHVLFEHAAGYALFAVKEVEEIGMLLPQVEESVLNIGKFNSMVSLAAFFPFKSAQAALENMNAISEGVVHADLKLFLETNLPLSGKKKAVLGVSDAKIGAALQEEFSLSIQTGGVVAEICRGLRLHFHSLVKGLTSQAASKAQLGLGHSYSRAKVKFNVNRADNMIIQSIALLDQLDKDINTFSMRVREWYGYHFPELVKIVPDNSMYCRLAQLIGNRKELSEESLESLEEVVMDSAKAQSILEASRSSMGMDISPIDLINIERFSNRVVSLAAYRLELQEYLRSRMSQVAPNLAALIGEVVGARLISHAGSLTNLAKYPASTVQILGAEKALFRALKTRGNTPKYGLIFHSTFIGRAAAKNKGRISRYLANKCTIASRIDCFSEVPTSVFGDKLREQVEERLSFYETGDVPRKNVDVMKEAVKEATDVAAEIKRKLEKKEKKRKKREKKLQELEANGETNGEAEMENGEADTTVVKKKKKKQAVEEMEVEAEETPAAEETPGKKKKKREAEAMEAAATDNGASAKKKKKRKTESVDVEPAEETPETPVTEKKKKKKKKEAAD; encoded by the exons ATG GTGCTGTTGCACGTGTTGTTCGAGCATGCGGCAGGCTACGCGCTGTTCGCCGtcaaagaggtggaggagatcGGCATGCTGCTTCCTCAG GTGGAGGAGAGCGTGCTGAACATCGGAAAGTTCAACAGCATGGTGAGCCTGGCTGCCTTCTTCCCGTTCAAGTCGGCCCAGGCTGCTCTGGAGAACATGAATGCCATTTCTGAAG GCGTGGTTCACGCTGACCTGAAGTTGTTCCTAGAGACAAATCTCCCCCTCTCTGGGAAGAAGAAAGCTGTGTTGGGGGTTTCAGATGCAAAGATTGGAGCGGCGTTACAAGAAGAATTTAGCCTTTCCATCCAGACAGGTGGGGTGGTGGCGGAGATATGCAGAG GTCTGCGTCTGCACTTCCATTCCCTGGTGAAGGGTCTGACCAGCCAGGCTGCCTCCAAAGCACAGCTGGGTCTTGGCCACAGCTACTCCAGAGCTAAAGTCAAGTTCAATGTCAACAGGGCCGACAACATGATCATCCAGTCCATTGCGCTGTTGGATCAGCTGGACAAAGACATCAACACTTTCTCCATGCGTGTCCG CGAATGGTACGGCTACCACTTCCCAGAGCTGGTCAAGATTGTGCCTGACAACTCGATGTACTGCCGTCTGGCCCAGCTCATCGGAAACAGGAAGGAGCTGTCGGAGGAGAGTCTGGAGAGCCtggaggaggtggtgatggACAGCGCCAAGGCTCAGTCCATCCTGGAGGCGTCCCGCTCCTCCATGG GTATGGACATCTCTCCCATTGACTTGATCAACATAGAGAGATTTTCCAATCGTGTCGTGTCACTGGCGGCCTATCGGCTGGAGCTACAGGAGTACCTGCGCTCCAGGATGAGCCAGGTGGCTCCTAATCTAGCAGCCTTAATCGGAGAAGTG GTGGGAGCTCGTCTGATCTCCCATGCTGGCAGTCTAACCAACCTGGCCAAGTATCCGGCCTCCACCGTTCAGATCCTGGGAGCAGAGAAGGCCCTGTTCAG AGCCTTAAAGACTCGTGGCAACACCCCCAAGTACGGGCTCATCTTCCACTCGACCTTCATCGGACGCGCTGCTGCCAAGAACAAAGGGCGCATCTCCAGATATCTGGCAAACAAGTGCACCATCGCCTCACGCATCGACTGCTTCTCTG AGGTACCCACAAGCGTGTTTGGTGACAAGCTGcgtgagcaggtggaggagcgACTGTCGTTCTACGAGACCGGTGATGTGCCACGGAAGAATGTGGACGTCATGAAAGAGGCGGTGAAAGAG GCGACTGATGTTGCAGCCGAGATCAAGCGGAAActagagaagaaggaaaagaagcgCAAGAAGCGTGAAAAGAAGTTGCAAGAACTCGAAGCAAACGGCGAAACCAACGGTGAAGCTGAG ATGGAGAACGGAGAAGCAGACACCACTgtagtgaagaagaaaaagaagaaacaagcagTCGAGGAGATGGAGGTCGAAGCAGAGGAGAcccctgctgcagaggagaccCCAggtaagaagaaaaagaagcgaGAAGCTGAGGCCATGGAAGCCGCTGCCACAGACAATGGAGCCTCGgccaagaagaaaaagaaacgaAAGACTGAGAGCGTGGATGTAGAGCCGGCAGAAGAGACCCCAGAAACACCTGTgactgagaagaaaaagaaaaagaagaaaaaagaggctgCAGACTAA
- the mlnl gene encoding motilin-like isoform X1, which yields MSMRGAVAGCVVLVCLVALLAERTEGHITFFSPKEMMLMKEREGRKDMEPRSEDGQFEEVTVQQLPQAEHGGNPDKTVEIAIRLSPKQLDHVVPVLEEIIHEIVEERQKGTTI from the exons ATGAGCATGCGCGGTGCAGTGGCTGGTTGCGTGGTGTTGGTGTGCCTGGTGGCGCTGctggcagagaggacagagggacacatCACCTTCTTCAGCCCAAAGgagatgatgctgatgaag GAGCGAGAAGGTAGAAAGGACATGGAGCCGCGATCGGAGGATGGTCAGTTTGAAGAGGTTACGGTCCAACAGCTTCCTCAGGCGGAGCATGGTGGAAATCCT GATAAAACAGTGGAGATCGCCATCCGTCTTTCACCCAAACAGCTGGATCATGTGGTTCCGGTGCTTGAGGAGATCATCCATGAAATAGTGGAGGAACGTCAGAAAGGTACAACTATTTGA
- the mlnl gene encoding motilin-like isoform X2, with translation MSMRGAVAGCVVLVCLVALLAERTEGHITFFSPKEMMLMKEREGRKDMEPRSEDGQFEEVTVQQLPQAEHGGNPDKTVEIAIRLSPKQLDHVVPVLEEIIHEIVEERQKAK, from the exons ATGAGCATGCGCGGTGCAGTGGCTGGTTGCGTGGTGTTGGTGTGCCTGGTGGCGCTGctggcagagaggacagagggacacatCACCTTCTTCAGCCCAAAGgagatgatgctgatgaag GAGCGAGAAGGTAGAAAGGACATGGAGCCGCGATCGGAGGATGGTCAGTTTGAAGAGGTTACGGTCCAACAGCTTCCTCAGGCGGAGCATGGTGGAAATCCT GATAAAACAGTGGAGATCGCCATCCGTCTTTCACCCAAACAGCTGGATCATGTGGTTCCGGTGCTTGAGGAGATCATCCATGAAATAGTGGAGGAACGTCAGAAAG ccaaaTAG